Proteins encoded together in one Rhea pennata isolate bPtePen1 chromosome 27, bPtePen1.pri, whole genome shotgun sequence window:
- the LOC134151777 gene encoding ubiquitin carboxyl-terminal hydrolase 42-like — translation MPRVAHGAPRPSRAPIGSLPPPGLPLSQPASAEVGGARQQPAGWAAWRGGAALVRCRPLSGSRQPGAWRRPWAPRASCPRCPPALEAGAPGHSGHPALRRAAPVESTKLGAERGPQARALRLAWGRPHLSPQPSSQPCGARPEPSPGPKKAAHAQLLARNAEQSSDPSLKPPPIPNPEKLELRVVKMESHSASWGPVPPAGSGLESSYCFITDGIAPPQRMLFPPEKISVAWRQRQSVGAGLHNLGNTCFLNSVLQCLTYTPPLANYMLSGEHSQSCRAQGFCMLCTMETHVNQVLFCSANAIEPTAVFSDLRRIGEHFCFGRQEDAHEFLRYTVAAMQTACLSGSTDLDSSSQATTVIHQIFGGFLRSRVTCLSCQAVSDSYEAFLDIPLEITAASSVSGALEEFVRPELLDGENCYKCSKCEKTVAASKRFTVHRSSNVLTIALKRFADFTGGKISKDVNYPEYLDLRAYMSESAGEPVRYALYAVLVHRGASGRAGHYFCFVKASNGLWYEMNDASVVLCDINTVLSQQAYLLFYIRCCEETLGEGTSYAPVPSPAPSFLGQQEANNKQAGFLGPQHPPHMMKYDLDFSVLHVDSGKHKEKKKKRRPMKKLKSFLECSDPRLQKCLWEEKEEAHPPGGSLWEQ, via the exons ATGCCGCGCGTCGCTCACGGCgctccccgcccctcccgcgcCCCGATTGGCTCTCTGCCCCCACCTGGCCTGCCgctcagccagccagccagcgcGGAGGTGGGCGGGGCCCGGCAGCAGCCCGCGGGCTGGGCAGCctggcggggcggcgcggcacTTGTTCGCTGCCGCCCTCTCAGCGGCAGCCGCCAGCCCGGAGCCTGGCGCCGGCCCTGGGCTCCACGCGCCagctgcccgcgctgcccgccggcgctgGAGGCAGGCGCGCCAGGACACAGCGGGCATCCTGCCCTCCGGCGAGCTGCGCCCGTGGAGTCGACCAAGCTGGGGGCCGAGAGAGGCCCTCAGGCGAGGGCCTTGCGGCTGGCATGGGGCCG CCCTCACCTGAGCCCTCAGCCCAGTTCCCAGCCGTGTGGTGCTCGCCCGGAGCCCTCGCCTGGACCCAAGAAGGCAGCCCATGCCCAGCTGCTTGCCCGCAACGCTGAGCAGAGCTCTGACCCCTCCCTCAAGCCTCCCCCGATCCCAAACCCCGAAAAG CTGGAGCTGCGTGTGGTGAAAATGGAGTCCCACTCTGCAAGCTGGGGTCCGGTACCACCTGCAGGATCTGGCCTAGAAAGCAGCTACTGCT TCATTACGGATGGAATCGCTCCGCCACAAAGGATGCTTTTCCCACCCGAGAAGATTTCTGTGGCTTGGCGGCAAAGGCAAAGTGTTGGAGCTGGACTCCACAACCTGGGCAACACGTGTTTCCTCAACTCTGTTCTGCAGTGTTTGACCTACACTCCCCCTCTGGCCAATTACATGCTTTCCGGGGAACACAGCCAGTCGT GTCGTGCGCAAGGCTTCTGCATGCTGTGCACAATGGAGACGCACGTTAACCAGGTCCTGTTCTGCTCTGCCAATGCCATCGAGCCTACGGCTGTCTTCAGTGACCTTAGAC gGATAGGGGAGCACTTCTGTTTTGGCAGACAGGAAGATGCTCATGAATTCTTACGTTACACCGTGGCTGCTATGCAGACAGCTTGTTTGAGCGGAAGCACCGA CTTGGACAGCTCGTCGCAAGCCACCACGGTCATTCACCAAATATTTGGAGGGTTTCTACGATCCAGAG TGACGTGCTTGAGCTGCCAAGCAGTTTCGGACTCCTATGAGGCGTTCCTTGATATCCCTTTGGAGATAACG GCAGCCTCCTCGGTCTCTGGAGCGCTGGAAGAATTTGTGAGACCTGAACTGCTGGATGGTGAGAATTGCTACAAATGCAGCAA GTGTGAGAAGACGGTTGCTGCGTCCAAGAGGTTTACAGTTCATCGCTCTTCCAACGTTCTCACCATAGCCCTGAAAAGATTTGCCGATTTCACTGGTGGGAAGATTAGCAAG GACGTGAACTATCCAGAGTATTTGGACCTTCGAGCGTACATGTCTGAGTCAGCTGGAGAGCCAGTCCGCTACGCCTTGTACGCCGTGCTGGTGCACAGAGGTGCCAGCGGTCGTGCAGGGCACTATTTCTGCTTCGTCAAG GCCAGTAATGGACTATGGTATGAGATGAATGATGCCTCGGTAGTCCTTTGCGACATCAACACCGTTCTCAGTCAGCAGGcgtatttacttttttatatcaG GTGCTGTGAGGAGACACTTGGAGAAGGCACTTCTTACGCACCTGTGCCATCCCCTGCCCCTTCGTTCCTTGGTCAGCAGGAGGCTAATAATAAGCAGGCCGGATTTCTGGGACCACAGCATCCTCCTCATATGATGAAG TATGATCTGGATTTCTCTGTGCTCCATGTTGATAGCGGCAAGCataaggagaagaagaaaaagagaagacccatgaagaagctgaaaagcttCTTGGAATGCTCAGATCCTCGTTTGCAGAAGTGCctgtgggaggagaaggaagaagccCATCCTCCAGGCGGCTCTCTATGGGAGCAGTAG
- the LOC134151778 gene encoding ubiquitin carboxyl-terminal hydrolase 42-like — MESHSASWGPVPPAGSGLESSYCFITDGIAPPQRMLFPPEKISVAWRQRQSVGAGLHNLGNTCFLNSVLQCLTYTPPLANYMLSGEHSQSCRAQGFCMLCTMETHVNQVLFCSASAIEPTAVFSDLRRIGEHFCFGRQEDAHEFLRYTVAAMQTACLSGSTDLDSSSQATTVIHQIFGGFLRSRVTCLSCQAVSDSYEAFLDIPLEITAASSVSGALEEFVRPELLDGENCYKCSKCEKTVAASKRFTVHRSSNVLTIALKRFADFTGGKISKDVNYPEYLDLRAYMSESAGEPVRYALYAVLVHRGASGRAGHYFCFVKASNGLWYEMNDASVVLCDINTVLSQQAYLLFYIRCCEETLGEGTSYAPVPSPAPSFLGQQEANNKQAGFLGPQHPPHMMKYDLDFSVLHVDSGKHKEKKKKRRPMKKLKSFLECSDPRLQKCPWEEKEEAHPPGCSLWEQ, encoded by the exons ATGGAGTCCCACTCTGCAAGCTGGGGTCCGGTACCACCTGCAGGATCTGGCCTAGAAAGCAGCTACTGCT TCATTACGGATGGAATCGCTCCGCCACAAAGGATGCTTTTCCCACCCGAGAAGATTTCTGTGGCTTGGCGGCAAAGGCAAAGTGTTGGAGCTGGACTCCACAACCTGGGCAACACGTGTTTCCTCAACTCTGTTCTGCAGTGTTTGACCTACACTCCCCCTCTGGCCAATTACATGCTTTCCGGGGAACACAGCCAGTCGT GTCGTGCGCAAGGCTTCTGCATGCTGTGCACAATGGAGACGCACGTTAACCAGGTCCTGTTCTGCTCTGCCAGTGCCATCGAGCCTACAGCTGTCTTCAGTGACCTTAGAC gGATAGGGGAGCACTTCTGTTTTGGCAGACAGGAAGATGCTCATGAATTCTTACGTTACACCGTGGCTGCTATGCAGACAGCTTGTTTGAGCGGAAGCACCGA CTTGGACAGCTCGTCGCAAGCCACCACGGTCATTCACCAAATATTTGGAGGGTTTCTACGATCCAGAG TGACGTGCTTGAGCTGCCAAGCAGTTTCGGACTCCTATGAGGCGTTCCTTGATATCCCTTTGGAGATAACG GCAGCCTCCTCAGTCTCTGGAGCGCTGGAAGAATTTGTGAGACCTGAACTGCTGGATGGTGAGAATTGCTACAAATGCAGCAA GTGTGAGAAGACGGTTGCTGCGTCCAAGAGGTTTACAGTTCATCGCTCTTCCAACGTTCTCACCATAGCCCTGAAAAGATTTGCCGATTTCACTGGTGGGAAGATTAGCAAG GACGTGAACTATCCAGAGTATTTGGACCTTCGAGCGTACATGTCTGAGTCAGCTGGAGAGCCAGTCCGCTACGCCTTGTACGCCGTGCTGGTGCACAGAGGTGCCAGCGGTCGTGCAGGGCACTATTTCTGCTTCGTCAAG GCCAGTAATGGACTATGGTATGAGATGAATGATGCCTCGGTAGTCCTTTGCGACATCAACACCGTTCTCAGTCAGCAGGcgtatttacttttttatatcaG GTGCTGTGAGGAGACACTTGGAGAAGGCACTTCTTACGCACCTGTGCCATCCCCTGCCCCTTCGTTCCTTGGTCAGCAGGAGGCTAATAATAAGCAGGCCGGATTTCTGGGACCACAGCATCCTCCTCATATGATGAAG TATGATCTGGATTTCTCTGTGCTCCATGTTGACAGCGGCAAGCataaggagaagaagaaaaagaggagacccatgaagaagctgaaaagcttCTTGGAATGCTCAGATCCTCGTTTGCAGAAGTGCCcgtgggaggagaaggaagaagccCATCCTCCAGGCTGCTCTCTATGGGAGCAGTAG